The region TGGGTTGAGACATTTGGTGTTGATGATGCCCATAAATCATGCCATTTGCATGTGCATCCCATTGGAGCGCCTCTGCTTGGCTTTCTTCTTCTAACTGTGACCACTACAAGTTTCTAAGTCTCAACTGTTCGAAAACTAGAGATAAAAGATAAGGGAAGATATGCAATAGATACCAATGTACTTTCATTAATTACTCAGTGTATTATTACAATCTACTTTCATTTCTATCTATTAAAGCATTGTAATTTCAGTTTATATGATATTAAGATATTGTACTATGGAAAATCTAACGGTTACAACgttatacttttaaaaaaatcTTATTAAACATGTACACcttgaaaaatctaccaaatagCGGTCAAAATTGCATTGTATTTTTCGATATATGTCATTATTATATAACCGGGTagatttaaaaagttaaaaaagtAAATGGAAGTAGGAtattaataaacaaatcaatgaaagtacatttttAGTTCTTGCATTTAACCAAAAGATAAGCATATGTGCATACTCTTAGTCGAAGCGTCTTGTTGGACTCGTAAAGTTGGTGTTCCTGAAAACAAAATTAAAACGTTTACAAATGCAATTACTATTAAGCTAAGAATTTAAGATAATAAAATTCAAGAtctaatatattttaaaatttaaaatccaaaaattagTTCGTACCATCTTCTGTTGTTCATAGAGCTTATCCAGCAGCGATTGAGTCTGTGCAAACAAGATGGTAGGAAATTacgaacaataaaaaaaaatttaaaaagttaaaatttttaCTCTATTTCTTAGATAAAGAAACATAGATGGTATCCATGAATCCAATATGGATTCgcgtttttgttgatatggtaaaaGGTCAAGGTGTTGACTTTCAAGAGTCACGTAATATCTAGTAGCATTTGATAATGAACTTTGAAGAATAAGCCTGTAAATAACAAATGTACCCTTATTGTTCTAATCTGTTTCAATGAACAATTAAGTTGTCTTTCAAGCGACTCGAGCTCGTTGGTAGTTAAAGAGTCTATCTCCTCGCCATAGTAATTCCTGAAAGTTACAGCAGTAAAAAGTAAAAACCGAGTTCACAATGGATTTGTGGAAACTACAAACAAGGGTTCTTGCCTTTCGAGTTGTTTCAGAGCATCGTAGCGCTCTTTAAGCCTCATGTATTCCTGGTAACTGCTTTGTTCCTAATCTCCACAAAAATATTcgcataataattaataataaacatATTCATAAACCCATGCGTCTATATATTATTATAAACCTAAAATTTTCGTAAATCAACCCATGTAACAAATCTGACATATACTATTGGAGATGATAAAACTCAAACGTGTCTATGAAAACATTTGCTTAAAGGTAAAttgcttatttatttaataatttactaTCTTTCTGTTATTTGTGTAATAGTGTGGATTATATCCTAATTACGCGCCTACATTTCAAATTAGCATAAAACCATACGACATTTTATGTATATTATGTTTAACGTATAAAACATAGTAGTTAATTTATTGTATTGTCCCTGTGGAGAACGAATTTGCTGCTTAAATTGGTAAAATATAAAACTTTGTTAAGTAAAAAAACatttaacctttttaaatgtatatatatatatatatatatatatatatatatatatatatatatatatatatatatatatatatatatatatatatatatatatatatatatatatatatatatatatatatatatatatatagacataataGCTATTTAAGTAATTTTGGAAAGTTGgctttagcaaaaaaaaaaatgaaatttaagaTTACAAATATTTGCATTATCCCTTATTTCATAATTATATTGTTGATTTGATCAAAACCCAAACGTTTTGAACTTCCCATATCTGAAACATCTTATATGCAATtttttatagatataaaagtttttCTAATATACGCTAAATAATTATGAACCAGAAGCGACAAATGAATCGATTAGATATCATGTCAAAAGTTTAAACATATAATTATACAGAATTATACATTAATGGCTCACAATTACAGTCTATATTTAATAGTTACAAAATAACTAAATATTTGGAAATATAGTGTTTTTATAGCATATTAATTAAAGTTATCCacacataatataaaatcaaaataaatgtttctaaaagtttttttttgttcatttagaagaaatgtaataaaaattattatctttataaaactattaataatttttttgtaataaaaaaatatataaaaccaaTATACTAATGGTTGAAcatttatttagaaaatcttggTTATATAATTCATTTAATAAAAATCATCTTATCATGTaaattagtaaaaaaaaaatattcttaACACATAATTCATTAGAACCATgtcatatataaaaaaaaaaaaaaaaaaataacgttCAAGTTACAATATTGTGTGTTTCGATCTTAGATTGAATCATTTATGTATACTTTCAGGTAAAGTATTACTTAAATTTTAAAGAGTATATAAAATATCgaaataatcatttaattaaccCTCGCTTAAAACCTTATTCTCCATTGCCCATTCCCTATATATTCAGATTTCTTTTCgatttcatattaaaaaataatCTTGTCAGCTTCCTTCATATAAGTTTTTCGAAAGAACGTTTTCAAATCAATAAAGACATTGCATATTTGATGGTTAATATATAATCTTTACGTCTAAATTCATATAGACATATACAAtggatatttaattatttataagaaGCCAACTATATCAAAAAAACCACCGGTAACCGATCATACCTGAAGATCCTCTTTCGCCGGCTTTCTTTGTTCCGGTGGCCCAAAACTGCATTTCTCATACCTCTCAAGTGTCTTCAACATGCTTTTGATTTCAAAGAACATACAAgataattagggtttctttgctcCAATAGCCCGAATGTAAGATTCGAAATCAAAGTATATATTATAGAGGAAAAGTTGGTTGAAAGATCTGCAGGAATATTTGAAGAAGATAATATAATTAGGGTTTGTTTATACCTTGAGGTACTGGAGAACTCATAGAGTTTGCCACGAGTGGAGAAGACGATGAGAGCAACCTCAGCATCGCAGAGAACAGAAAGCTCATAAGCTTTCTTGAGAAGCCCATTTCTTCTCTTGGCAAAGGTGACTTGCCTGTTTATTTTGTTCTCTATTCTCTTCAACTCTAACCTCCCTTTTCCCATTGTTTCTTTCTCTTCTTTCTTATTCTATCTCTCTGATCTCTTCTGTTCTCTTTTATAACCCTAAAGGTAACTTTGACCTTTAATACTTAAACCCACCTCAAAATAAATATTCCTTTATTTCCTTTAAAATTGTTATTATATATTCTAGCTATCTCTAAGATGGCCTAAATATATTATGAAAAAACATGGGAATTAATTgggaaaaagaaataaaagacaATGTATTCAAATAACACCAAATTGTTGAAATGATAACAAACATATATATGATATATCATCCAAGCATCGATTTAGTTTCATTTACGTTAAACCAACcaaaatgactaaaatgcccttgatGGTTAAAAAAAATCGTTAAATTAGGTTTCGACTGGTTTGGTTGGAAATTGGAACCGATAgggaaagaagaaggtggtgttgCAAGAGGGTAGGACGTTACGTTTTTGAAAGAAAAGGTCTACATGACTATCAAACTTACTAGTTTTCTTTTTTCCGTTTTGCAtaaaaaatttaaagaaaaatgtGAAACAAAACGTGCACATTATCCCGTATATGTTTTCTTATTGTAAATAGCATGAAAGTTACATAAATGATAAAGTTTAAGTGGCCAAGTTTATAACAATTCCTCTCGTCGTACATTATCATCTCCGAAATCAATAAGAAAACAAATGCTAGTTTTTAGAAAGGTGAATAAACCGAAACAAAAGATGAGATCTTTCTCCATCAATGCCTAAATCTCACGATGATCTTATGCAACAAAtaagatttttcaaaagaatgtGTACATGGATAAAGTAATAAAGAAATGAAGTTTGAGCAATTTTATGAGATGTGAATCAATAAGTTATAGATTATTAATAATTTTAGTCCTTAGATTAGATAAGAAGTTACTAATTCGTTAGCTTATTGCTTTTGGCAACATGTgtaaaatgaaaagaaaagaaaagtagAATAATTATAGTAGAGTGGGGTAGGGGGAAATGAAAATGCATTAAATCTAAAGAAATATGGCgaaaagaaaggaagatggaaAAGGTGACTGAAAGGAAGATGATACCTTAACACTTTGGTGGACATTTTAATGAATTTAACTGGTCCCACTTTGCTACGTGTCATCAGATCAACACATCGCTTCTGCTGGGTCTGATTGCTTCTGCTTCTATCCTCCACTCATTGTACTTGCTTTTGCTGGGGTCCACCACACTCCAACAAAATGCCAATTGGGTTCTTTGTTTTGCAGTCTGTACAACTCGATGATGCAGTGTCCGGTTTTGGTATGAGTGAGAAAGTGGAGCTGTAAGTCCATTGGGGTATTATTGGAAATTACTTGTTGGCTACATGGGTCAACTGAAAATGGCAACTTCccacttcaaaatcactttccATAATTTACCCTTCGGTACTTCCAGGGTTAATACTCATTTCATTTTCCATAAATAAAAATCTCATACAAAAAACTTTTATCCTATTATTGTTTTATTAAAATTACCTACTTTTTGATTATTTTAACATGAAGAAGttttcaatgatattttaaatatttagcaACGTACGCCACACCAAtccattttataaataaagttttaaaattatattgataaaagttagatatcattttatttgttGATTGATAAATATATAAAGTCGGTACAATTGACTAATTCCATTTTACACTATGTAatgaaaatatattatatataatcgAACTCATATGTAGGAAATGTATATTAAAATAAGCACAAAAATATACACAAAATATACGTTGAAACATAAAGAACCTGAATTTAGACTGACATGTAGATAAAAATAAGtaagttttatattatttttttaagttaacAAATGGAAGTTAAATAATCAAAATTGTATTGTATTTGACCCGACTCATATGTAGCCATCGTACATAAAAATAAGCACGAAAACGTAAAAAAAAATACGTTAAAACGTAGACAAATTCAAATTTATACCAATatgaacataaaaaaaattagtttttttttaaataacgaaCGAAAGCTATAAATTTACATCGAAACATTGATCATCTTGAATTTATACCGATATATACATTAAAATAAGaacataaaaatttaaatttttttagttaacAAACGAAATTTGTTAAgaaaatcataatatatatacCATGAGGATAAACAAAAGTTTAGATAATGGAAATGGtgaaaattacattttacaaagttCAAACTAAAGatgataaaaatgacattttaaaaaatagaaaattaaaagatATCATTTTACAaagtattttaaaaaacataaaaggtAAAATCGtcactttaaaaaaaaatataggaATAGAAAATGTCATTTACAAAGTTTTAAAAACTATAAGGCGAAAAATTGTCACTTTAAAAAGTATATGGGGGGCAAATGTAGGTGGAAACTACACATTGCCTTTTAATATAGATATAATtgtatttatactataaatatcTATTCGGTATATATAAACCGACGGATCTATCTCTATGCTTAAGCTACCCTTCAAATTTTTTCTCGTAATGAAAATTTTCTGAGAAGTATTCCAATGCAATGTAATTGTTTTGACATTCTATCCTTAAAATAATGAGTTACTCATAACATCTTATTTTGGAtctaccattatatatatatatatatatatatatatatatatatatatatatatatatatatatatatatatatatatatatagctaggttcaaatgttttcactatctattgtgtgcatgtatgattgattctgaacc is a window of Lactuca sativa cultivar Salinas chromosome 1, Lsat_Salinas_v11, whole genome shotgun sequence DNA encoding:
- the LOC111920169 gene encoding agamous-like MADS-box protein MADS4 isoform X2, giving the protein MGKGRLELKRIENKINRQVTFAKRRNGLLKKAYELSVLCDAEVALIVFSTRGKLYEFSSTSSMLKTLERYEKCSFGPPEQRKPAKEDLQEQSSYQEYMRLKERYDALKQLERNYYGEEIDSLTTNELESLERQLNCSLKQIRTIRTQSLLDKLYEQQKMEHQLYESNKTLRLRLEEESQAEALQWDAHANGMIYGHHQHQMSQPTRDAFYHATGCKTTLQIGYQTEQMSGVTSTNVNHQMQGWPA
- the LOC111920169 gene encoding agamous-like MADS-box protein MADS4 isoform X1, with the protein product MGKGRLELKRIENKINRQVTFAKRRNGLLKKAYELSVLCDAEVALIVFSTRGKLYEFSSTSSMLKTLERYEKCSFGPPEQRKPAKEDLQEQSSYQEYMRLKERYDALKQLERNYYGEEIDSLTTNELESLERQLNCSLKQIRTIRTQSLLDKLYEQQKMEHQLYESNKTLRLRWSQLEEESQAEALQWDAHANGMIYGHHQHQMSQPTRDAFYHATGCKTTLQIGYQTEQMSGVTSTNVNHQMQGWPA